Proteins found in one Litorihabitans aurantiacus genomic segment:
- a CDS encoding L-ribulose-5-phosphate 4-epimerase codes for MRDAVAQARTAVAALHAELPRWGLVVWTAGNVSQRVRGAAADGSEDLLVIKPSGVTYDELTPEAMVVCDLEGTLVDGDRSPSSDTAAHAYVYRHMSEVGGVVHTHSTYATAWAARREPVPCVLTMIADEFGGEIPIGPFALIGDDSIGRGIVETLRASRSPAVLMANHGPFTIGRDAKAAVKAAVMVEEVARTVHIARQLGEPVAMERGDVDALYDRYQNVYGR; via the coding sequence ATGCGCGACGCCGTCGCGCAGGCGCGCACCGCCGTCGCCGCCCTGCACGCCGAGCTGCCCCGCTGGGGCCTCGTGGTCTGGACGGCCGGCAACGTCAGCCAGCGCGTGCGTGGCGCGGCCGCCGACGGCAGCGAGGATTTGCTGGTCATCAAGCCGTCCGGCGTCACCTACGACGAGCTCACGCCCGAGGCGATGGTCGTGTGCGACCTCGAGGGCACGCTGGTCGACGGCGACCGCTCGCCCTCGAGCGACACCGCGGCGCACGCCTACGTCTACCGCCACATGAGCGAGGTCGGCGGCGTCGTGCACACCCACTCGACCTACGCCACCGCGTGGGCCGCGCGCCGCGAGCCCGTCCCGTGCGTGCTGACGATGATCGCCGACGAGTTCGGCGGCGAGATCCCGATCGGCCCGTTCGCGCTCATCGGCGACGACTCCATCGGCCGCGGCATCGTGGAGACGCTGCGTGCCTCGCGCAGCCCCGCGGTGCTCATGGCCAACCACGGGCCGTTCACGATCGGCAGGGACGCGAAGGCCGCCGTGAAGGCCGCCGTCATGGTTGAGGAGGTCGCCCGCACGGTGCACATCGCGCGCCAGCTGGGTGAGCCGGTGGCCATGGAGCGAGGCGACGTCGACGCGCTGTACGACCGCTACCAGAACGTCTACGGGCGCTGA
- a CDS encoding DsbA family protein, whose product MSTQNSPKQAAKQTKDARREAARAQAEKLRKQQDAREKRSRNILLGVLGAIVVLVIGVGFVIYQQSQRTLLDAFEGTTPANSDNRGGIVAGAEGAAGTTTEGAPVLQVYIDFMCPYCGDFEAANKGDLEELRAAGDLNVTYHLMSNLDRASNGTQFSTRSANAAATVASESPEHFVAFVEGVFDNQPSEGSEGLSDAQMAEIAVGVGVPQEVADSFSAGTYNEWVGVATRQAQREGVRGTPTVKLDGETVSGNEVAYNQPGALATWLAEEGVGEGVSE is encoded by the coding sequence GTGTCCACCCAGAACTCCCCCAAGCAGGCCGCCAAGCAGACGAAGGACGCGCGCCGCGAGGCCGCGCGCGCCCAGGCCGAGAAGCTCCGCAAGCAGCAGGACGCGCGCGAGAAGCGCAGCCGCAACATCCTCCTGGGTGTGCTCGGCGCGATCGTCGTGCTCGTCATCGGCGTCGGATTCGTGATCTACCAGCAGTCCCAGCGCACGCTCCTGGACGCGTTCGAGGGCACGACGCCCGCGAACTCCGACAACCGGGGCGGCATCGTCGCAGGGGCGGAGGGCGCCGCCGGGACCACCACCGAGGGCGCGCCCGTGCTCCAGGTCTACATCGACTTCATGTGCCCCTACTGCGGCGACTTCGAGGCAGCCAACAAGGGCGACCTCGAGGAGCTGCGCGCCGCCGGTGACCTCAACGTGACCTACCACCTCATGTCGAACCTCGACCGCGCCTCAAACGGCACGCAGTTCTCGACCCGCTCGGCGAACGCCGCCGCGACGGTCGCGAGCGAGTCGCCCGAGCACTTCGTCGCGTTCGTCGAGGGCGTCTTCGACAACCAGCCGAGCGAGGGGTCGGAGGGCCTCAGCGACGCGCAGATGGCGGAGATCGCCGTCGGCGTGGGCGTGCCGCAGGAGGTCGCCGACTCCTTCTCCGCCGGGACCTACAACGAGTGGGTCGGCGTCGCCACGCGTCAGGCCCAGCGTGAGGGCGTGCGAGGGACCCCGACCGTCAAGCTCGACGGCGAGACCGTCAGCGGCAACGAGGTCGCCTACAACCAGCCCGGCGCGCTCGCGACCTGGCTCGCCGAGGAGGGCGTGGGCGAGGGCGTCTCGGAGTGA
- a CDS encoding DUF3263 domain-containing protein has product MAAAVAHDVEGLTEREAAILEFERGWWRHGGAKESAITELFGMTATRYYQTLNVLIDSPHALAADPMLVKRLRRMRQTRQASRQARRFADGAL; this is encoded by the coding sequence GTGGCAGCAGCAGTCGCTCACGACGTCGAGGGCCTGACCGAGCGCGAGGCCGCCATCCTGGAGTTCGAGCGGGGCTGGTGGCGCCACGGCGGCGCCAAGGAGTCCGCGATCACCGAGCTGTTCGGCATGACCGCCACGCGCTACTACCAGACGCTGAACGTCCTCATCGACTCCCCGCACGCGCTCGCCGCGGACCCGATGCTCGTCAAGCGCCTGCGCCGCATGCGCCAGACCCGTCAGGCCTCGCGCCAGGCACGTCGGTTCGCCGACGGCGCGCTCTGA
- a CDS encoding SGNH/GDSL hydrolase family protein: MDRHAPWSSYLALGDSFTEGLWDVVDDDGAPSPDLSAWATAHPHDPGVAHLRLRGWADVLAAHLADRRPDGESLHYANLAIRGRLLPAVVAEQVPIALEMKPDLVSLVAGGNDILRPAVDIDAIAHTLEEAVVALRGAGTDVLLATGVNSHGAAIISSTRSRVGVFNSHVWSIARRHGAHVLDVWGMRSLADWRMWSADRIHLVADGHARVAQAALVGLGLEPDDAAWDDPLTPLDPLPARERLAADGAWLREHAYPWATRRLRRRSSGDARVPKQPDLELVTRST; this comes from the coding sequence ATGGACCGACACGCACCCTGGTCGAGCTACCTCGCCCTCGGGGACTCCTTCACCGAGGGCCTGTGGGACGTCGTCGACGACGACGGCGCCCCCAGCCCCGACCTCTCCGCCTGGGCCACCGCCCACCCGCACGACCCCGGCGTCGCCCACCTGCGCCTGCGCGGGTGGGCCGACGTGCTCGCCGCGCACCTCGCCGACCGACGCCCCGACGGCGAGTCGCTCCACTACGCGAACCTGGCGATCCGCGGCCGCCTGCTGCCCGCCGTCGTGGCCGAGCAGGTGCCCATCGCCCTCGAGATGAAGCCCGACCTCGTGTCGCTCGTGGCGGGCGGCAACGACATCCTGCGCCCCGCCGTCGACATCGACGCGATCGCGCACACCCTCGAGGAGGCAGTCGTCGCACTGCGCGGGGCCGGCACCGACGTCCTGCTCGCCACCGGCGTGAACTCCCACGGAGCCGCGATCATCTCCTCGACCCGCTCGCGCGTCGGTGTCTTCAACTCCCACGTCTGGTCGATCGCGCGCCGACACGGCGCGCACGTCCTCGACGTCTGGGGCATGCGCTCGCTCGCGGACTGGCGCATGTGGAGCGCCGACCGCATCCACCTCGTCGCCGACGGGCACGCTCGCGTGGCGCAGGCCGCCCTCGTGGGACTCGGCCTCGAGCCCGACGACGCCGCGTGGGACGACCCCCTGACCCCGCTCGACCCGCTCCCCGCCCGCGAGCGCCTCGCCGCCGACGGCGCGTGGCTGCGCGAGCACGCCTACCCGTGGGCCACGCGCCGGCTCCGTCGCCGCTCCTCGGGCGACGCGCGCGTGCCGAAGCAGCCCGACCTCGAGCTCGTGACGCGCTCGACCTGA
- the araA gene encoding L-arabinose isomerase, whose translation MTVPPTNPTTLDPFAGREIWFLTGSQHLYGPETLQEVEANSREIVAHLDGGSEIPVKVVFKQLLTDTEAIRAVADEANADPAVVGVIAWMHTFSPAKMWITGLDALRKPFLHLHTQANVDLPWGEIDMDFMNTNQAAHGDREFAYMASRLGVARKTVVGHASQSFVREEIGTWARAATAWAHVRGLKLARFGDNMRFVGVTEGDKTEAERVFGVQVNTWGVNEVAARVAQVTDAEVDALVETYVAEYDVSPELLPGGERHQSLRDGAAIEAGMRSFLVEGGFGAFTTSFEDLGDLKQLPGLAVQRLMAEGYGFGAEGDWKTAILVRAAKVMGHGLPGGASLMEDYTYEMADGRQKILGAHMLEVCPSLTTARPSLEVHELGIGGKADPVRLVFDTDAGPAIVVALSDMRERFRLVANVVDVVEPDAPLPHLPVARAVWVPQPDFRTSAQAWLTAGGAHHTVMSTAVGAEAFEDFAEIARTELVLIDAGTTIRELKKELRWNAAYFRLAQGF comes from the coding sequence GTGACCGTCCCCCCCACGAACCCGACCACCCTCGACCCGTTCGCCGGCCGCGAGATCTGGTTCCTCACCGGGAGCCAGCACCTCTACGGCCCCGAGACGCTGCAGGAGGTCGAGGCGAACTCGCGCGAGATCGTCGCGCACCTGGACGGCGGGTCGGAGATCCCCGTGAAGGTCGTCTTCAAGCAGCTCCTCACCGACACCGAGGCGATCCGCGCGGTGGCGGACGAGGCGAACGCGGACCCCGCCGTCGTCGGCGTCATCGCCTGGATGCACACGTTCTCGCCCGCGAAGATGTGGATCACCGGGCTCGACGCGCTCCGCAAGCCGTTCCTGCACCTGCACACGCAGGCGAACGTCGACCTCCCGTGGGGCGAGATCGACATGGACTTCATGAACACCAACCAGGCGGCGCACGGCGACCGCGAGTTCGCCTACATGGCCTCGCGCCTCGGCGTCGCGCGCAAGACGGTGGTCGGGCACGCGTCGCAGTCGTTCGTGCGCGAGGAGATCGGCACCTGGGCGCGGGCGGCGACGGCGTGGGCGCACGTCCGCGGCCTCAAGCTGGCGCGATTCGGCGACAACATGCGCTTCGTCGGCGTGACCGAGGGTGACAAGACCGAGGCCGAGCGCGTCTTCGGCGTGCAGGTGAACACGTGGGGCGTGAACGAGGTCGCGGCGCGCGTCGCGCAGGTGACCGACGCCGAGGTCGACGCGCTTGTCGAGACCTACGTCGCGGAGTACGACGTCTCGCCCGAGCTGCTCCCCGGCGGCGAGCGCCACCAGAGCCTGCGCGACGGCGCCGCGATCGAGGCCGGCATGCGCTCGTTCCTCGTCGAGGGCGGTTTCGGTGCGTTCACCACGAGCTTCGAGGACCTCGGCGACCTCAAGCAGCTCCCGGGCCTCGCCGTGCAGCGCCTCATGGCCGAGGGCTACGGCTTCGGCGCGGAGGGCGACTGGAAGACCGCGATCCTCGTGCGCGCGGCCAAGGTCATGGGCCACGGCCTGCCCGGCGGCGCCTCGCTCATGGAGGACTACACCTACGAGATGGCCGACGGCCGCCAGAAGATCCTCGGCGCGCACATGCTCGAGGTCTGCCCGTCGCTGACCACCGCGCGCCCGAGCCTCGAGGTGCACGAGCTCGGCATCGGCGGCAAGGCCGACCCCGTGCGCCTGGTGTTCGACACCGACGCCGGGCCCGCGATCGTCGTCGCCCTCTCGGACATGCGCGAGCGGTTCCGCCTCGTGGCGAACGTGGTCGACGTCGTCGAGCCCGACGCCCCGCTGCCCCACCTCCCGGTGGCGCGCGCGGTGTGGGTGCCGCAGCCCGACTTCCGCACGTCGGCGCAGGCGTGGCTGACGGCCGGCGGGGCGCACCACACCGTGATGTCGACGGCGGTGGGCGCCGAGGCGTTCGAGGACTTCGCCGAGATCGCGCGCACCGAGCTGGTGCTCATCGACGCGGGTACGACCATCCGGGAGCTGAAGAAGGAGCTGCGCTGGAACGCGGCGTACTTCCGTCTCGCGCAGGGTTTCTGA
- the mqo gene encoding malate dehydrogenase (quinone) yields MPSRSDATVDYALIGGGIMSATLAILLTELDPDASVHVYERLLEPAQESSDPWRNAGTGHAALCELNYTPERPDGSIDITKAIAINEQFKASRELWDFLAGAGLLPADTPFVSPVPHMNLVIGAENVDYLRRRHAALTAHPNFADMEYTTDPAVIAEWAPLLMEGRDGADPVAATRSPEGTDVDFGSLTRAMFEAAKQRGVVVHTSVEVSAVRRSSRGWDLKVRDSRWNPLGERSRARARFVFVGAGGGALRLLQSTRIPEVRGFAGFPISGQFLRTFDPALVARHRAKVYGKADGGAPPMSVPHLDTRVVDGRTALMFGPFAGFSVKFLRFGSPLDAFRTIRPANLLPMLAVARDNLGLVKYLVTELLATPSAKLRSLQKFFPGAERAGWTLITAGQRVQMIKPDPKRTGALQFGTEVITSADGSVAGLLGASPGASTAAYAMAQVVERCFGADRPEWVERLREIMPSLARADADPHDAKPAGPV; encoded by the coding sequence ATGCCTTCCCGCAGTGACGCCACGGTCGACTACGCCCTGATCGGTGGCGGCATCATGAGCGCCACGCTCGCGATCCTCCTGACCGAGCTCGACCCGGACGCGAGCGTCCACGTCTACGAGCGGCTCCTCGAGCCGGCGCAGGAGAGCTCCGACCCGTGGCGCAACGCGGGGACCGGGCACGCGGCGCTGTGCGAGCTGAACTACACCCCCGAGCGCCCCGACGGCAGCATCGACATCACCAAGGCGATCGCGATCAACGAGCAGTTCAAGGCCTCGCGCGAGCTGTGGGACTTCCTCGCGGGCGCCGGGCTCCTCCCGGCCGACACCCCCTTCGTCTCGCCCGTGCCGCACATGAACCTCGTCATCGGTGCGGAGAACGTGGACTACCTGCGCCGTCGTCACGCGGCACTGACCGCGCACCCCAACTTCGCCGACATGGAGTACACGACCGACCCGGCCGTGATCGCGGAGTGGGCGCCGCTGCTGATGGAGGGTCGCGACGGCGCCGACCCCGTCGCGGCGACCCGGTCGCCGGAGGGCACCGACGTCGACTTCGGCTCGCTCACCCGCGCGATGTTCGAGGCCGCGAAGCAGCGCGGCGTCGTCGTCCACACCAGCGTCGAGGTCTCGGCCGTGCGCCGCAGCTCGCGCGGCTGGGACCTCAAGGTGCGTGACAGCCGCTGGAACCCGCTCGGCGAGCGCAGCCGGGCCCGCGCCCGCTTCGTGTTCGTCGGTGCCGGCGGCGGTGCGCTGCGCCTGCTGCAGTCCACCCGGATCCCCGAGGTCCGGGGCTTCGCCGGCTTCCCGATCTCCGGGCAGTTCCTGCGCACGTTCGACCCCGCGCTGGTGGCCCGCCACCGGGCCAAGGTCTACGGCAAGGCCGACGGCGGCGCGCCCCCGATGTCCGTGCCGCACCTCGACACCCGCGTGGTGGACGGGCGCACGGCGCTGATGTTCGGCCCGTTCGCCGGCTTCAGCGTGAAGTTCCTGCGGTTCGGCTCGCCCCTGGACGCCTTCCGCACGATCCGCCCGGCGAACCTCCTGCCGATGCTCGCCGTCGCCCGCGACAACCTCGGTCTCGTGAAGTACCTCGTCACGGAGCTGCTGGCGACGCCGAGCGCCAAGCTCCGCTCGCTGCAGAAGTTCTTCCCGGGGGCGGAGCGCGCGGGCTGGACCCTCATCACCGCGGGGCAGCGCGTGCAGATGATCAAGCCCGACCCGAAGCGCACCGGCGCGCTCCAGTTCGGCACCGAGGTCATCACGTCGGCGGACGGGTCGGTCGCAGGTCTGCTCGGCGCCTCCCCGGGTGCCTCGACGGCCGCCTACGCGATGGCGCAGGTCGTCGAGCGGTGCTTCGGCGCGGACCGGCCCGAGTGGGTCGAGCGGCTGCGCGAGATCATGCCGAGCCTCGCGCGGGCCGACGCCGACCCGCACGACGCCAAGCCCGCCGGCCCCGTCTGA
- a CDS encoding GAF and ANTAR domain-containing protein, whose protein sequence is MGETSVKFLEHFVRTTSDFSARLLTDYDVNEVLEELAERQTELLDLLGSGVSLARGDRLEAVTAVPHLIVPLEKQQELDQSGPCLEAFRTGRIESIDDLASEDRWPTYLRIARDQGIRAVAAVPMRLNDQPIGALNLYCGRPRAWSEQDLSAALALANMATAFIINASSLAKQTLLAEQLQQALDTRVLLEQAKGVLAEAHAISVEEAFRSIRRFARARRVSLHEVANAVVHMGVRLT, encoded by the coding sequence ATGGGTGAGACCAGCGTGAAGTTTCTCGAGCACTTCGTCCGCACGACGTCGGACTTCAGCGCCCGGCTGCTGACGGACTACGACGTCAACGAGGTCCTCGAGGAGCTGGCCGAACGCCAGACCGAGCTCCTCGACCTCCTCGGCAGCGGTGTCAGCCTCGCCCGGGGTGACCGGCTCGAGGCCGTGACTGCGGTTCCCCACCTCATCGTGCCGCTGGAGAAGCAGCAGGAGCTCGACCAGTCTGGCCCGTGCCTCGAGGCGTTCCGGACCGGCAGGATCGAGTCGATCGACGACCTCGCGTCCGAGGACCGCTGGCCGACCTACCTGCGGATCGCGCGCGACCAGGGCATCCGCGCCGTCGCGGCTGTCCCGATGCGGCTGAACGACCAGCCCATCGGCGCGCTCAACCTGTACTGCGGCCGGCCGCGCGCGTGGAGCGAGCAGGACCTGAGTGCCGCGCTCGCCCTCGCGAACATGGCGACGGCGTTCATCATCAACGCCTCGTCGCTCGCCAAGCAGACCCTCCTGGCCGAGCAGCTGCAGCAGGCGCTCGACACCCGCGTCCTGCTGGAGCAGGCCAAGGGCGTGCTCGCCGAGGCGCACGCGATCAGCGTGGAGGAGGCGTTCCGGTCGATCCGCCGGTTCGCGCGGGCGCGGCGCGTCTCGCTGCACGAGGTGGCGAACGCCGTCGTGCACATGGGGGTGCGCCTGACCTGA
- a CDS encoding LytR C-terminal domain-containing protein → MLNGASVQGLAGRVGEVVSGDGWTTVVPGNYTSPQPQVSTIFYNNEDLLDEAQALGALLGIEPITELADVPTITVVLRPDFQE, encoded by the coding sequence GTGCTGAACGGCGCCTCGGTGCAGGGGCTGGCCGGGCGCGTCGGCGAGGTCGTCTCGGGCGACGGCTGGACCACCGTGGTCCCGGGCAACTACACGTCGCCGCAGCCGCAGGTCTCCACGATCTTCTACAACAACGAGGACCTGCTGGACGAGGCGCAGGCCCTCGGTGCACTCCTCGGCATCGAGCCGATCACGGAGCTCGCCGACGTGCCCACGATCACCGTCGTGCTGCGCCCCGACTTCCAGGAGTAG
- a CDS encoding uracil-DNA glycosylase → MPTRSLAELVAPDWARALTAVEPDIHRLGDFLREEVAAGRRYLPAGEHVLRAFERPMADVRVLVVGQDPYPTPGHAVGLSFSVARDVRPVPRSLQNVYTELESDLGLPRPEHGDLSAWADAGVLLLNRVLTVRAGEAGSHRRRGWEAVTQAAIEALVARGGPLVAVLWGRDAQQLSPMLGEVPVVASAHPSPLSARNGFFGSRPFSRVNELLTQQGADPVDWRLPT, encoded by the coding sequence ATGCCGACCCGATCCCTCGCCGAGCTCGTGGCGCCCGACTGGGCGCGCGCGCTCACCGCCGTCGAACCCGACATCCACCGCCTGGGCGACTTCCTGCGCGAGGAGGTCGCCGCCGGCCGGCGCTACCTCCCCGCAGGCGAGCACGTGCTGCGCGCGTTCGAGCGGCCGATGGCCGACGTGCGAGTGCTGGTGGTCGGTCAGGACCCCTACCCCACGCCGGGTCACGCCGTCGGGCTCTCGTTCTCCGTGGCGCGCGACGTGCGGCCCGTGCCGCGCTCGCTGCAGAACGTCTACACCGAGCTCGAGTCCGACCTCGGCCTGCCGCGGCCGGAGCACGGCGACCTGAGCGCGTGGGCGGACGCGGGTGTGCTGCTGCTGAACCGGGTGCTCACGGTGCGCGCGGGCGAGGCCGGCTCGCACCGGCGGCGCGGCTGGGAGGCGGTGACGCAGGCGGCGATCGAGGCGCTGGTCGCGCGGGGTGGTCCGCTGGTGGCGGTGCTGTGGGGGCGGGACGCGCAGCAGCTGTCGCCGATGCTCGGGGAGGTGCCGGTGGTGGCGAGCGCGCACCCGTCGCCGCTGTCGGCGAGGAACGGCTTCTTCGGCTCGCGCCCGTTCAGCCGCGTGAACGAGCTGCTGACCCAGCAGGGGGCGGACCCGGTCGACTGGCGCCTCCCCACCTGA